The Thermodesulfobacteriota bacterium genome includes a window with the following:
- the rho gene encoding transcription termination factor Rho, with amino-acid sequence MARASKAQQSTEEKVLEGPESPFLNLNELRDRRTSELMKIARELHIEETSRMSKQDLIYAVLKAQSEKEGMIYAEGVLEILSEGYGFLRSPKYSYLPGPDDIYVSKSQIRSFNLKTGDTVGGQVRLPREGEKNLALLKIELVNQDSLESCKERVPFEGLVPLHPDEKINLEYDPNEFCSRVMDLFIPVGKGQRGVIVAPPRTGKTILLQRIANAVTKNNPEIVLIVLLIDERPEEVTDMERSVKGEVVSSTFDEPAQRHIQVADMVLEKAKRLVEHGKDVVILLDSLTRLARASNTVTPASGRVLSGGMEANALQRPKRFFGAARNTEEGGSLTIIATALIDTGSRMDEVIFEEFKGTGNMEVYLDRRLADKRIFPAIDLLKSGTRKEELLLPPDVINRVWLLRKILSPMNTTEAMEFLLDKISGTKTNKEFLNLMNQ; translated from the coding sequence CTTAACCTGAATGAGCTCAGAGATAGGAGAACTTCAGAATTAATGAAGATCGCACGGGAGCTACATATCGAAGAAACATCTAGAATGTCAAAACAAGATCTTATATATGCTGTTTTAAAAGCCCAGAGCGAGAAGGAGGGGATGATTTATGCCGAGGGTGTCCTCGAAATACTTTCGGAAGGTTACGGTTTTTTAAGATCACCAAAATACAGTTATCTTCCCGGTCCTGATGATATTTACGTCTCAAAATCACAGATCCGCTCATTTAATCTCAAAACAGGTGACACAGTTGGCGGCCAGGTTCGCCTTCCTAGAGAGGGGGAGAAGAATCTTGCGCTTTTAAAAATTGAACTAGTTAATCAAGATTCACTTGAATCATGCAAGGAAAGGGTTCCGTTCGAGGGCCTCGTCCCACTTCACCCTGATGAGAAAATCAACTTAGAGTATGACCCCAACGAATTCTGTTCAAGAGTAATGGATTTATTTATACCCGTTGGTAAAGGTCAGAGGGGCGTCATAGTTGCTCCGCCAAGAACTGGAAAAACCATTCTTCTGCAAAGAATCGCAAATGCTGTAACAAAGAACAACCCAGAAATAGTCCTTATAGTACTTCTTATAGATGAGCGTCCTGAAGAAGTCACAGATATGGAAAGATCGGTAAAAGGGGAAGTCGTCAGTTCAACCTTTGATGAGCCAGCACAGCGACATATCCAGGTTGCCGATATGGTACTTGAAAAAGCAAAGAGACTCGTTGAACATGGAAAAGACGTCGTGATTCTTCTAGACAGTCTAACTAGGCTCGCGCGTGCTAGCAATACGGTAACTCCGGCCAGTGGAAGGGTATTATCAGGAGGTATGGAAGCGAACGCTCTGCAAAGGCCCAAGAGATTTTTTGGGGCCGCCAGGAATACGGAAGAGGGTGGCAGCCTCACAATTATAGCCACGGCCTTAATAGATACTGGGAGCAGGATGGACGAGGTCATTTTCGAAGAATTTAAAGGCACGGGTAATATGGAGGTCTACTTAGACAGAAGATTGGCCGATAAGAGGATTTTTCCGGCAATTGATCTTCTAAAATCCGGAACAAGGAAGGAAGAATTATTACTTCCACCGGATGTTATCAATAGGGTATGGCTGCTTAGAAAGATACTCAGTCCTATGAATACAACTGAAGCAATGGAATTTCTTTTAGACAAAATTAGTGGAACCAAAACTAATAAGGAATTTCTCAATCTAATGAATCAGTGA
- a CDS encoding cysteine desulfurase, whose product MQKEYLNSIKFESNEIRKDFPIFERKIGGKPLIYLDNAATTQKPRYVIEAEKSFYETVNANIHRAVHTLSHESTVLYENAHKSVANFIGAKSWREIIFTRNATEAINLVAYAWGLHNLQKGDEIVTTIMEHHSNIVPWQMLKRLKGIEVKFLDVDDEGRLRVEDLPKFISERTKLVSVVHASNVLGVVNPVKEIVDEAKKVGALVLVDAAQSVPHLPVDVSALGCDFLVASGHKMLGPTGTGFLYGRKELLEQMEPFNYGGDMIETVTIDKSTWNELPWKYEAGTPNIAGGVGLGAAIDYLNRIGFEEIQNYEKLLTSYTLERLLDLPWIELHGPKDVVDKLGVFTFNIKDIHPHDISWILDGEGIAVRSGHHCAQPLMRRLNIDNAVRASLYLYNTMEEIDSLIEALKKAQNLFKN is encoded by the coding sequence ATGCAAAAGGAATATCTAAATTCTATAAAATTTGAATCCAATGAAATTAGAAAAGACTTTCCTATCTTCGAAAGAAAAATAGGGGGCAAACCACTTATCTATCTTGACAATGCCGCAACAACTCAAAAACCAAGATATGTGATAGAGGCCGAAAAAAGCTTTTATGAGACAGTAAATGCGAATATTCATAGGGCTGTCCATACGCTTAGTCACGAGTCTACTGTTCTATATGAAAATGCGCACAAGAGTGTTGCAAATTTCATAGGGGCAAAGAGTTGGAGAGAAATAATATTTACAAGAAATGCCACTGAGGCAATAAATCTTGTAGCATATGCCTGGGGTCTTCACAATCTTCAGAAAGGGGATGAGATCGTAACTACCATTATGGAGCATCACTCGAATATTGTTCCATGGCAAATGCTTAAAAGATTGAAGGGAATAGAGGTAAAGTTTTTGGACGTTGACGATGAAGGCAGATTGAGGGTTGAAGATCTTCCAAAGTTTATTTCAGAAAGGACGAAACTTGTGTCCGTAGTTCATGCATCAAATGTTTTGGGTGTAGTTAATCCAGTAAAAGAGATTGTTGACGAGGCAAAGAAGGTTGGGGCCTTGGTCCTGGTTGATGCAGCTCAATCAGTGCCCCATCTCCCCGTTGATGTTTCAGCGCTCGGTTGTGATTTTTTAGTAGCTTCAGGACATAAGATGTTGGGTCCAACAGGCACCGGATTTCTCTATGGACGAAAAGAACTTCTTGAACAAATGGAGCCCTTTAATTATGGCGGTGATATGATAGAGACTGTAACAATTGATAAATCAACATGGAATGAACTACCATGGAAATATGAAGCCGGAACCCCGAATATCGCAGGTGGGGTAGGATTAGGTGCAGCCATCGATTATTTGAATAGGATCGGCTTTGAAGAAATTCAAAACTATGAAAAATTACTTACTAGTTACACTCTTGAAAGACTCCTAGATCTGCCATGGATTGAACTTCACGGTCCAAAAGATGTTGTAGATAAGCTTGGAGTATTTACTTTTAACATAAAAGATATACATCCTCATGATATTTCATGGATACTGGATGGGGAAGGAATCGCAGTACGCTCTGGCCATCACTGCGCACAACCTCTTATGAGAAGACTTAATATAGATAACGCTGTTAGGGCAAGTCTATACTTATACAACACTATGGAGGAGATTGATAGTTTAATCGAGGCGCTAAAAAAAGCTCAGAATCTGTTTAAAAATTAA
- a CDS encoding non-heme iron oxygenase ferredoxin subunit, translated as MNNGFIRVAIKSEILPGEVKSFAVDNEIIAVCNVGGYFYAIKDKCTHMEFPLSDGVLENETITCAYHGAEFNVKTGEALCMPAVEPVETYELKVEGDDIYVLVD; from the coding sequence ATGAATAATGGGTTTATCAGGGTTGCAATTAAATCTGAGATCTTACCTGGGGAAGTTAAATCGTTTGCGGTAGACAATGAGATCATTGCAGTTTGCAACGTTGGCGGTTATTTCTATGCAATCAAAGACAAATGTACCCACATGGAATTTCCTCTTTCAGACGGAGTCTTGGAGAATGAGACTATTACTTGCGCTTACCACGGAGCGGAGTTCAATGTGAAGACCGGCGAAGCCCTATGTATGCCTGCTGTAGAACCAGTCGAAACATATGAATTAAAAGTGGAGGGGGATGATATATACGTTTTAGTAGATTGA
- a CDS encoding iron-sulfur cluster assembly scaffold protein: MNTEQFDYILDHFKHPRNYKRLSEPDISYEEGNPLCGDVIRFDFRIKNNKVSETGFSGKGCAISQASASILTEMIVNKDLESVREITADDLLEAIGMRISPVRLKCALLSLKVLKSGLFGKNDWPGEE, encoded by the coding sequence ATGAATACTGAGCAATTTGATTATATTCTAGATCACTTCAAACACCCAAGAAACTATAAAAGGCTTAGTGAACCGGATATCTCTTATGAGGAAGGTAATCCTTTGTGTGGGGATGTAATACGTTTCGATTTTAGAATTAAAAATAACAAAGTTAGTGAGACAGGATTTTCTGGTAAAGGGTGCGCTATAAGCCAGGCTTCTGCATCAATATTAACTGAAATGATAGTGAATAAAGATTTGGAATCTGTAAGAGAAATTACTGCGGATGACTTGCTAGAAGCAATAGGGATGAGAATTAGTCCAGTCAGGTTAAAATGTGCACTGTTGTCTCTCAAGGTTTTAAAATCTGGACTTTTTGGGAAAAATGACTGGCCTGGAGAAGAATGA
- the sufD gene encoding Fe-S cluster assembly protein SufD: protein MEIEMQDIDSYLEGFLKYQEYSAGREIRWFRENREKAIHAFKKLGFPTIHDEDWRFTNLAPIERTPFRLMLNGKSNLSRNDIEPFVFSDSLQNQLVFIDGRFSVELSSLNTSGGVRISNLTKALFDYQDLLSEHLTHYADFEHEAFTALNTAFMEDGAFVSIPKGVLLHEPIHLLYITTINDIPCIANPRNLIILEDNSQANIIEHYVSLGSNVYFSNVVTEVVIGENSTLDHYMIERESVKAYNVSTLRVEQMRNSNLNSHSLLLGGSLVRNNVHPVLAGEGCHSFINGLFMSTGRQHMDNYMKVEHVSPHCDSRQLYNGVLNGKSRGVFHGRIIVHKDAQKTDAKQTNRNLLLSDSAQIDTKPQLEIYADDVKCTHGATIGQIDENAIFYIRSRGLSEESARAMLLYAFTSKSLESMNVEQIRDYIEKLVTEWFAKGNLIQLPS from the coding sequence ATGGAAATTGAGATGCAGGATATTGATAGCTATCTTGAAGGCTTCCTTAAATATCAGGAGTACTCTGCCGGTAGAGAGATTAGATGGTTTAGGGAGAATCGAGAAAAAGCCATACACGCGTTTAAGAAATTGGGGTTCCCTACAATCCATGACGAAGACTGGAGATTTACAAACCTGGCTCCAATTGAACGCACTCCCTTCAGATTAATGCTTAATGGGAAATCAAATCTATCAAGGAATGATATAGAGCCATTTGTTTTTTCTGATTCGTTACAAAATCAACTAGTCTTTATCGATGGCAGATTTTCGGTTGAACTTTCTTCGCTAAATACTAGCGGCGGAGTTAGAATATCAAATCTTACAAAAGCATTGTTTGATTACCAGGATTTGTTGAGCGAGCATCTCACGCACTATGCTGACTTCGAACATGAAGCTTTTACAGCACTGAACACAGCCTTTATGGAAGATGGTGCATTCGTATCAATACCAAAAGGGGTTTTGCTTCATGAACCTATCCATTTGTTATATATAACGACCATTAATGACATTCCTTGTATTGCGAATCCCCGTAATTTGATAATTCTTGAGGATAACAGTCAGGCTAACATTATTGAACATTATGTTTCACTGGGTAGCAATGTATATTTCTCTAACGTCGTTACAGAGGTCGTTATTGGTGAAAACAGTACGCTTGATCATTATATGATTGAAAGAGAGAGCGTAAAGGCCTATAACGTTTCTACTCTACGGGTTGAACAGATGCGTAATAGCAACCTAAATTCCCACTCTTTACTGCTTGGTGGATCTCTTGTAAGAAATAATGTTCATCCAGTGCTTGCTGGAGAGGGCTGCCATTCATTTATAAACGGTTTGTTCATGTCTACAGGCAGGCAACATATGGATAATTACATGAAAGTAGAACATGTGAGTCCCCATTGCGACAGTCGACAACTTTATAATGGTGTCTTAAATGGCAAGTCAAGGGGAGTATTCCACGGCCGAATTATTGTGCATAAAGATGCTCAGAAAACGGATGCCAAACAGACAAATAGAAATCTTCTACTTTCCGATTCGGCACAGATAGATACTAAGCCTCAACTTGAAATTTATGCGGATGATGTGAAATGCACCCACGGTGCTACTATAGGACAGATAGATGAGAATGCCATTTTCTATATTCGATCCCGTGGCTTATCCGAAGAATCTGCTCGTGCAATGCTACTGTATGCTTTCACAAGCAAGAGCCTAGAGAGTATGAATGTGGAACAAATCAGAGATTACATCGAAAAGCTTGTGACAGAGTGGTTTGCAAAAGGGAACTTGATTCAACTACCAAGTTAA
- the sufC gene encoding Fe-S cluster assembly ATPase SufC — translation MLEIKNLHVSVDNQEILKGLSLAINPGEIHSIMGPNGSGKSTLAQVLAGRDTYKVTDGEILYEGRNLLEMSPEERAREGIFMAFQYPVEIPGVANTYFLREALNAIRKHKGLEPLKHVEFVKLVKERMKSLDVDDNLLQRSVNEGFSGGEKKRNEIFQLQVLEPRFAILDETDSGLDIDALKIVARGVNTMRTDERSFLIITHYQRLLNYIIPDIVHVLVDGRIVKSGGKELALELEDKGYVGVGDELTNSNVARN, via the coding sequence ATGCTTGAGATAAAGAACTTACATGTGAGTGTGGACAACCAGGAAATTCTCAAGGGATTGAGCCTGGCGATTAATCCCGGGGAGATACACTCTATAATGGGTCCCAATGGTTCGGGAAAGAGTACATTAGCTCAGGTACTTGCAGGACGCGATACATACAAGGTTACGGACGGTGAAATTCTGTACGAGGGTAGAAACCTCTTAGAAATGTCTCCCGAGGAAAGGGCACGTGAGGGTATTTTCATGGCTTTCCAATACCCTGTAGAAATACCAGGTGTTGCAAATACATACTTCCTTCGGGAAGCATTGAATGCTATTAGAAAGCACAAGGGTCTCGAACCCCTTAAGCACGTCGAGTTTGTCAAGCTGGTAAAGGAGAGGATGAAATCTCTCGACGTTGATGACAATCTTTTACAACGCTCCGTGAATGAGGGCTTTTCCGGGGGTGAGAAAAAGCGGAATGAGATCTTTCAATTGCAGGTTTTGGAGCCCAGGTTTGCCATACTAGATGAGACTGATTCGGGGTTGGATATTGATGCCCTTAAGATTGTCGCCAGGGGTGTAAACACGATGCGAACAGATGAACGGTCCTTTTTGATAATCACTCATTACCAGAGGCTCCTTAACTACATAATTCCTGACATTGTACATGTACTGGTAGATGGGAGAATAGTAAAATCAGGTGGAAAAGAATTGGCATTAGAGCTTGAAGACAAAGGGTACGTGGGGGTTGGCGATGAACTGACTAACAGCAATGTGGCTCGAAATTAA
- the sufB gene encoding Fe-S cluster assembly protein SufB: MSVDLEQLSKQEYKYGFVTNIEQEIAPKGLNEDVIRMISAKKNEPEWLLEWRLKAYRNWLTMKEPKWHNVHYPPIDYNDISYYAAPKQTKKAKSLDDIDPELRATYEKLGIPLEEQMMLAGVAVDAVFDSVSLITTFKEKLAELNIIFCSISEAVQEYPELVKKYMGFVVPHNDNYFAALNSAVFTDGSFVYVPKGVRCPMELSTYFRINAENTGQFERTLIIAEEGSYVSYLEGCTAPKRDENQLHAAVVELIAHNDATIKYSTIQNWYPGDKDGKGGIYNFVTKRGRCIGRNSHISWTQVETGSAITWKYPSCILEGDNSVGEFYSVALTNNRQQADTGTKMIHIGKNTSSTIVSKGISAGYGQNTYRGLVQIGKNATGARNYTQCDSMLIGDKCGAHTFPYIEVKNSTARMEHEASTSKIGDDQIFYCRQRGLSAEDAVSLIVNGFCKKVFRELPFEFAVEAERLLSVSLEGSVG; the protein is encoded by the coding sequence ATGAGCGTAGATCTCGAACAGTTGTCAAAACAAGAATACAAATACGGATTCGTTACGAACATCGAGCAGGAAATTGCACCTAAGGGTTTGAATGAGGATGTCATTCGAATGATTTCAGCTAAGAAGAATGAACCCGAATGGTTGTTAGAGTGGCGTCTAAAAGCCTATAGGAATTGGCTGACAATGAAGGAGCCAAAATGGCATAACGTTCATTATCCCCCTATTGACTACAACGATATTAGCTATTATGCCGCGCCTAAACAGACAAAGAAGGCGAAGAGTCTAGACGATATAGACCCTGAACTAAGGGCAACATATGAAAAACTCGGAATTCCTCTCGAAGAGCAAATGATGCTTGCAGGTGTTGCCGTAGATGCAGTCTTTGACAGTGTTTCGCTGATTACAACATTCAAGGAAAAACTTGCTGAATTAAATATAATATTTTGTTCTATTTCAGAGGCGGTGCAGGAATATCCAGAATTGGTTAAGAAGTATATGGGGTTTGTAGTACCTCATAACGACAACTACTTTGCCGCCCTCAACTCTGCGGTGTTTACGGATGGTTCCTTCGTTTATGTTCCAAAGGGTGTTCGCTGTCCTATGGAATTGTCTACATATTTCCGTATAAATGCAGAGAATACAGGACAGTTTGAAAGAACGCTGATCATTGCGGAAGAAGGAAGCTACGTTAGCTACCTTGAGGGATGTACCGCACCAAAACGTGATGAAAACCAGTTGCATGCGGCTGTAGTAGAACTTATAGCTCACAATGATGCAACAATCAAGTATTCTACAATACAGAATTGGTATCCAGGTGACAAGGATGGTAAAGGGGGTATTTACAACTTTGTCACAAAAAGGGGAAGATGCATAGGGAGAAATTCTCATATTTCCTGGACACAAGTCGAGACCGGTTCTGCTATAACATGGAAATATCCAAGTTGTATTCTCGAGGGTGACAATTCCGTGGGTGAATTTTATTCTGTCGCATTAACTAACAATCGCCAGCAGGCTGATACGGGAACTAAGATGATTCATATAGGTAAGAATACGAGTAGCACTATCGTATCAAAAGGAATATCTGCTGGCTACGGTCAAAACACATATCGAGGGTTAGTTCAAATTGGTAAGAATGCTACCGGTGCGCGTAACTATACGCAGTGTGACTCCATGCTCATAGGAGATAAATGCGGAGCTCATACATTTCCTTATATAGAAGTAAAGAACTCTACAGCCCGGATGGAACACGAAGCAAGCACATCTAAAATAGGCGATGATCAGATCTTTTATTGTCGACAAAGGGGTCTCTCTGCTGAGGATGCGGTTTCACTCATTGTCAATGGGTTTTGTAAAAAGGTATTCCGTGAGCTGCCATTCGAATTTGCTGTAGAGGCAGAACGACTATTGAGTGTCAGTCTTGAGGGAAGCGTCGGATAG
- a CDS encoding Rrf2 family transcriptional regulator, with the protein MQVSRTLDYAVRSLAYMGKNPVLTSSMKEISEHQHIPKNYLAKIMRRLVKRGLIRSMVGPDGGYILRKSPQEINLREVYEAIEGELRIIDCMDKAKICALYACCPQLPVWDRVRVSMIKILEDTTLDDMLKQIGTDLS; encoded by the coding sequence ATGCAAGTAAGTAGAACATTAGATTACGCTGTGAGGTCCTTGGCCTATATGGGGAAAAACCCTGTATTAACCTCAAGCATGAAAGAGATATCAGAACATCAACACATACCGAAAAACTACCTGGCTAAGATAATGCGGAGGCTTGTAAAAAGGGGTCTTATAAGATCAATGGTCGGCCCGGATGGAGGTTATATTTTGAGAAAATCTCCACAAGAAATTAACCTGAGAGAGGTATATGAGGCTATAGAGGGTGAACTGAGGATTATTGATTGTATGGATAAGGCTAAGATCTGTGCACTTTATGCGTGTTGTCCACAACTCCCTGTATGGGACAGGGTTCGGGTATCTATGATAAAGATACTTGAGGACACAACGCTCGACGATATGTTAAAGCAGATTGGAACTGATTTAAGTTAA
- a CDS encoding M28 family peptidase, whose translation MIKEGLAFIALVYITLFPVFSIGKQGGEITSQEIISHIRYLSSDELQGRKAGTQGANIAAKYIAEEFSKAGLKPLGDQGTYFQKFPVLYGMKIGDANSLALEYGKRRESIRIGEDYIPISFSSTGETTGDLVFAGYGISAPELNYDDYERIDIKDKIVLVLRFTPESNVKDSPFYTYAPLRYKAINARKKGAKGIIFMTPSSVEEEAELGGLRFDPSFTDSGIQAVVLRRDIGKTILSYADRDLKSLELALSNKKNSSFNVPETTVYLQTDLIAERSYTTNVIGLLEGSNPDHKREVIVIGAHYDHIGLGGNTSRHGDEKKGDKIYNGADDNASGVSGLLELAEYFSHEKESLDSSLLFVAFSAEELGILGSSYYVKNPKIPLENAKAMINMDMIGRLKNNELTVFGVGSSPAWQGLINNVNSGVGLVLKLRDSGIAPSDQTVFYTKNIPVLHFFTGIHSDYHAPSDEWQKINPEGEEKVLMLISDLILELNGSLDMIAFSKVKGEEKSPSGFNVYLGTIPDYSENPDGVRLMGVRGGSPAEKAGLKDGDVIIEFSGERITNIYDYVVALGEAKAGIKTDIMIKRDKKLMEIMIVPEPRIDGE comes from the coding sequence GTGATTAAAGAAGGTCTAGCATTTATTGCCCTGGTTTATATAACATTGTTTCCAGTATTCTCAATTGGAAAACAAGGTGGTGAAATAACTTCTCAAGAAATCATTTCACACATAAGGTATCTATCTTCTGATGAGCTTCAAGGAAGAAAGGCCGGGACTCAAGGTGCTAATATCGCCGCTAAATATATTGCAGAGGAATTTAGCAAGGCGGGTCTTAAACCATTAGGAGACCAGGGAACATATTTTCAGAAATTCCCAGTTTTATACGGAATGAAAATTGGTGATGCGAATTCACTCGCGCTAGAGTATGGGAAACGTAGAGAATCTATTAGGATAGGTGAAGACTATATTCCCATTAGTTTTTCCAGCACGGGGGAGACAACGGGGGACCTTGTATTTGCAGGGTATGGAATAAGTGCCCCGGAATTGAATTATGATGACTACGAGAGAATAGACATAAAAGATAAAATCGTATTGGTATTGCGCTTTACTCCTGAGAGTAATGTTAAAGATAGTCCATTTTATACGTATGCCCCACTCAGATATAAAGCCATAAACGCCAGAAAAAAGGGAGCAAAAGGCATAATATTCATGACTCCATCGTCAGTGGAAGAGGAGGCAGAATTGGGCGGCTTGAGATTTGACCCATCCTTTACAGATTCGGGCATACAAGCCGTAGTTCTTAGAAGAGATATAGGCAAAACGATTTTGAGTTATGCAGACAGAGACTTAAAATCCCTTGAACTAGCGCTATCCAACAAGAAAAACTCTTCGTTTAATGTCCCTGAAACAACGGTTTATTTACAGACAGACTTGATTGCAGAAAGAAGCTACACTACAAATGTTATTGGCTTATTGGAGGGCTCTAATCCAGACCATAAACGTGAAGTGATAGTGATCGGGGCTCATTACGATCATATTGGTCTTGGAGGGAATACCTCGAGGCATGGTGATGAAAAAAAGGGTGATAAAATATATAATGGCGCCGACGATAACGCTTCGGGTGTTTCCGGATTGTTAGAGCTAGCAGAGTATTTTTCTCACGAGAAAGAAAGTCTAGACAGTAGCCTACTATTTGTAGCATTTTCTGCTGAGGAACTTGGAATCTTGGGATCATCATACTATGTGAAGAACCCAAAAATTCCATTAGAAAATGCCAAGGCTATGATAAACATGGATATGATTGGGAGACTTAAAAATAATGAGCTTACAGTCTTTGGAGTCGGCTCATCGCCGGCATGGCAGGGTTTAATCAACAATGTTAATTCTGGAGTTGGTTTAGTGCTGAAGCTTCGAGATAGTGGCATCGCCCCTAGCGATCAGACCGTATTTTACACCAAAAATATACCGGTTCTCCATTTTTTCACCGGTATCCACTCCGATTATCATGCCCCAAGCGACGAGTGGCAAAAGATCAACCCGGAAGGAGAAGAAAAGGTCTTGATGTTGATATCGGATCTTATCCTCGAATTAAATGGATCATTAGATATGATTGCCTTCTCCAAAGTAAAAGGAGAAGAGAAGAGTCCGTCAGGTTTCAACGTATACCTGGGTACCATTCCTGATTATTCAGAAAATCCCGATGGGGTTCGACTGATGGGTGTTAGGGGTGGAAGTCCTGCGGAAAAGGCTGGACTCAAAGACGGGGACGTTATAATCGAGTTCTCTGGCGAGCGGATTACGAACATATATGATTATGTCGTTGCGTTAGGAGAAGCTAAAGCAGGTATAAAGACAGATATAATGATTAAAAGGGATAAAAAGCTCATGGAAATCATGATCGTTCCTGAGCCCAGAATAGATGGGGAATGA
- a CDS encoding DUF427 domain-containing protein yields the protein MKAIWNGTVIAESDDTIVVEGNHYFPPESIEKEYFQESETHTLCSWKGVASYYDVVVNGDRNRNAAWYYPEPKEEAKEISKYVAFWNGVEVVK from the coding sequence ATGAAAGCCATATGGAATGGCACAGTCATTGCCGAAAGTGACGATACAATAGTCGTTGAAGGCAACCATTATTTCCCGCCGGAGAGTATCGAAAAAGAGTACTTTCAGGAAAGTGAGACCCATACTCTATGTTCCTGGAAGGGGGTAGCCAGTTATTACGATGTTGTTGTGAACGGTGATAGAAACAGGAATGCCGCCTGGTATTACCCAGAACCGAAAGAAGAGGCGAAGGAAATATCTAAATATGTTGCCTTCTGGAATGGTGTCGAGGTCGTCAAATAA
- a CDS encoding FAD-dependent oxidoreductase, with protein sequence MVVFPKDVDDINKVVNKVVNYVTGKKTAGDDSISLTPHSCGTDMAGGDLNESIILDVNAHMNKIIDIGSESAIVQPGVPFRLFEKESPKYKSMLPSYPASKSMASVGGTVANNSGGEKSLRYGQTKTTSKLLKSSLETEMNKNLKNSIEKSWMKN encoded by the coding sequence TTGGTTGTTTTCCCCAAAGACGTTGACGACATAAATAAGGTGGTAAATAAGGTGGTAAATTATGTGACAGGCAAAAAGACAGCTGGCGACGATTCTATATCGCTAACTCCTCACTCCTGCGGTACTGACATGGCGGGTGGAGATTTAAATGAATCTATAATACTGGACGTAAACGCCCACATGAACAAAATAATCGACATTGGTTCTGAATCAGCAATAGTTCAACCTGGAGTGCCATTTAGATTATTTGAGAAGGAAAGCCCCAAATATAAAAGCATGCTTCCCAGTTATCCAGCTTCAAAATCAATGGCTTCAGTCGGTGGTACGGTTGCAAATAATTCAGGCGGTGAAAAGTCTTTGCGTTATGGGCAGACGAAGACTACGTCGAAGCTCTTAAAGTCGTCCCTAGAGACGGAAATGAATAAGAATTTAAAGAACTCAATAGAAAAGAGCTGGATGAAAAATTAA